A segment of the Halovivax limisalsi genome:
TCGCCGAGGACTGGGAGTGGGACGGCTCCGTCGCCACGGTCACCCTACGAGACGCCACCTGGCACGACGGCGAACCGGTGACGGCGAGCGACGTGGTGTTCACTCACGACTTCCTCGAGGACATGGCGCTCGGGTCGGCCGAGGTGCCGGCCCCTGCGCCGATCTATCGCGGGCGCGCCTCGGCGATCGAATCGGTCGAGGCGAGCGGTGCTGTGGCGCTCGAACTCGTGGCGGCTGGCGGGATCGAAGCCGCCGAGAGCGCCCTTACCGTCCCGATCTTCCCCGAACACGTCTGGGCGGACCGAACCGAGGAGGCGTCGCTGCCGGGCATCGAAACGCCCTCGATCACCGAGGGCGTCGTCACCGACAACGTGCCGCCGGTCGGCAGCGGCTGCTACCGGTTCGAGGATCGGACCGACGGCGAGTTACTCACGCTCGCTCGAAACGACGAGCACTTCTCGCGGTCGGCGCCGACCCTGCCGACGCCGACGATCGAGACGCTCCGGTTCGAGGTCGTCTCCAATAGCTCGAACGCGGCCGAGGCCGTCCGGTCGGGACTGGCCGACGTCACCCTCTCGATGATCGAGCCGCGTCTCGTCGACGGACTCGCTCCCGACCCGCCGGCGTCGATACTCGAAACCGAGGCGCGCTGGTGTTACTGCATCGGGTACAACGCCAGAAGTGGGCCGCTGGGCAATCCGAACTTCCGGCAGGTGATCGCCTCGCTGGTCGATAAAGCCCACCTCGTCGACGCCGTCTTCGACGGCCACGCGACGCCGATCGTCTCGCCGCTTTCCCCCGAGTGGGTACCGAGCGCGCTTCGCTGGCGCGGGCGCGATCCGGTGACCCCGTTTCTGGGTCGCGACGGCGAACTCGATACCGACGCGGTCAGGCGAGCGTTCGACAACATCGGCTATCGCTACGACGAGGACGGCTCGCTGCTGACCAGAAACTGAGCGGCCGATCGCTTCGGGCACGCGGCGTTCGAAATGCGCTCCGCCGTCGAGACGGTTCTCGGCCGGCGATCGAGCGGTTCGCAGGTCCTGCGA
Coding sequences within it:
- a CDS encoding ABC transporter substrate-binding protein, with protein sequence MTSHADGPTVSRRSALQTAAVGTLAATSGCVREVRNIVRREPDRSLSLSIATLPEDADPPANALAKTFESALSVAGIDVEVAILSPVEYRREILLNHEFDTFVGPYPTGIDPEYLYESFHSRYAEESGWQNPFGLTNLRFDEQLEAQRSATDTARVQAVTDGLFTLANEQPLTPLCRPTEHRLVNADRFTGWDRHPLTDRLFFAALEPEADVTTLRGLLTDPRVTQNLNPFSIEYRDGGLVIDLLYDSLAARDGDGYVPWLAEDWEWDGSVATVTLRDATWHDGEPVTASDVVFTHDFLEDMALGSAEVPAPAPIYRGRASAIESVEASGAVALELVAAGGIEAAESALTVPIFPEHVWADRTEEASLPGIETPSITEGVVTDNVPPVGSGCYRFEDRTDGELLTLARNDEHFSRSAPTLPTPTIETLRFEVVSNSSNAAEAVRSGLADVTLSMIEPRLVDGLAPDPPASILETEARWCYCIGYNARSGPLGNPNFRQVIASLVDKAHLVDAVFDGHATPIVSPLSPEWVPSALRWRGRDPVTPFLGRDGELDTDAVRRAFDNIGYRYDEDGSLLTRN